One genomic region from Actinocatenispora thailandica encodes:
- a CDS encoding discoidin domain-containing protein: protein MTTLTAKSGLSRRRLLQTAGAAGALAAALPYVATEPAAATTTAGLAADEVARTYHRVLLRHTRWAETQWDESAGHYVAKDFSFAVVLGNAVLLTRDGYDADLAGIDAATLKQHTVATLSHFAASNRLLGGTEWGQKLFWDTTFQLYFQLAGRLLWDDLDASTRTNLDLIATRQADYTVSLGSGNDPLSGSWTPNGLAGGWVGDTKLEEMGVYAQSIAPAMAWAPQAGNAPGWRDWYARWSRNETGHPAADHANPAMVDGARVSSNTAHNLYDTFLVENHGSFGPHYQCELWRTSGRNGIHFIAAGQPMPAVLAEQPNGDRLWRSILAVMSDAGEPLMPMVADREHLYGRDVIPIAFLAQVLGDRRAAWAEQALAARLDAYQAYPPEYRITKFSGQPKYEPEARAEVAISYLLHEWRAREHGPVQPMSAAEVFADASGVLDFGTGPGLVAHQSPAAWAGAVSKPGFAKFCWQPGHDDWLFTLSGKTPMFLPATGATVRGRSVAAYTRSRDGFDASAVVLGFDAGRAGFASLPGGSVVYASSGVAAGEGHLEVYNLTMPGVPGLDGDRTYTAAEGGVTVPAAENSSGAARVDTVRFAATSARWVRMLGVTPDPTYGYSVIEFQVRDGDGANLALGQATSASSADRGHDARYATDGDDGTRWAVSRADRPRSDSWLAVDLGATTTFDRVKVYWEAAAGRAYRVQVSADGASWTDVASYPNPDLSSTGGWLNVDGRAGLVVRGSKHPITVQGNVITLADGAAAPLLVEGHPGLDAAATRAAAAKPAPSTDADGLLASLAEGHLSLFNLTAAPLAGTVTIPPQGETVPVFAGTQTTTADGTAYQADLAAGSAAVLAPWFTIEPVGRRRLPAGLVVEVVDAHRLRLHGPSGPVRVRSRTGGDRVVVAGGHRRDVVFHSVPPYPIDDLALGRVTFPTSPLPDGMTDPAAAVDGHESTAWTPGRAGRMVVDLGSDQPLDAIELDWTSRHSPAVTVSTSTDGLSYREAARLRAGQRRAGLDRTARYVAVAVPGWRHGDPRLRRLTVRPA, encoded by the coding sequence ATGACAACGTTGACAGCGAAGTCCGGCCTGAGCCGCCGCCGGCTCCTGCAGACGGCCGGCGCGGCCGGTGCACTCGCCGCGGCATTGCCTTACGTTGCAACCGAACCCGCCGCCGCCACCACGACCGCGGGGCTGGCCGCCGACGAGGTCGCCCGGACCTACCATCGGGTACTGCTCCGGCACACTCGGTGGGCCGAGACGCAGTGGGACGAGAGCGCCGGGCACTACGTGGCGAAGGACTTCTCGTTCGCCGTCGTGCTCGGCAACGCGGTGCTGCTGACCCGGGACGGCTACGACGCGGACCTCGCCGGCATCGACGCCGCCACGCTGAAGCAACACACCGTCGCCACGCTGTCGCACTTCGCCGCCTCGAACCGGCTGCTCGGCGGCACCGAGTGGGGCCAGAAGCTGTTCTGGGACACCACCTTCCAGCTGTACTTCCAGCTGGCCGGGCGGCTGCTCTGGGACGACCTGGACGCGTCGACCCGGACCAACCTCGACCTGATCGCGACCCGGCAGGCCGACTACACCGTGTCGCTGGGCAGCGGCAACGACCCGCTGTCCGGATCCTGGACGCCCAACGGGTTGGCCGGCGGCTGGGTCGGCGACACCAAGCTGGAGGAGATGGGGGTCTACGCGCAGTCGATCGCGCCCGCGATGGCCTGGGCGCCGCAGGCCGGGAACGCGCCGGGCTGGCGCGACTGGTACGCGCGGTGGAGCCGCAACGAGACCGGGCACCCGGCGGCCGACCACGCGAACCCGGCGATGGTCGACGGCGCGCGGGTGTCGAGCAACACCGCGCACAACCTGTACGACACGTTCCTGGTCGAGAACCACGGCTCGTTCGGCCCGCACTACCAGTGCGAGCTGTGGCGCACCTCCGGGCGCAACGGCATCCACTTCATCGCCGCCGGCCAGCCGATGCCGGCGGTACTTGCCGAGCAGCCGAACGGGGATCGGTTGTGGCGCAGCATCCTCGCGGTGATGAGCGACGCCGGCGAGCCGCTGATGCCGATGGTCGCCGACCGGGAACACCTGTACGGCCGGGACGTCATCCCGATCGCGTTCCTCGCCCAGGTGCTCGGCGACCGGCGCGCGGCGTGGGCCGAGCAGGCGCTGGCCGCCCGGCTGGACGCCTACCAGGCGTACCCGCCGGAGTACCGGATCACGAAGTTCTCCGGCCAACCGAAGTACGAGCCGGAGGCCCGCGCCGAGGTCGCGATCAGCTACCTGCTGCACGAGTGGCGGGCCCGGGAACACGGCCCGGTGCAGCCGATGTCGGCCGCGGAGGTGTTCGCCGACGCGTCCGGCGTGCTCGACTTCGGTACCGGGCCGGGCCTCGTCGCGCACCAGTCGCCGGCGGCATGGGCGGGCGCGGTCAGCAAGCCGGGCTTCGCCAAGTTCTGCTGGCAGCCGGGACACGACGACTGGCTGTTCACGCTCAGCGGCAAGACACCGATGTTCCTGCCCGCCACCGGCGCCACGGTCCGCGGCCGGTCGGTCGCCGCGTACACCCGCTCGCGGGACGGTTTCGACGCCAGCGCGGTGGTGCTCGGCTTCGACGCCGGCCGCGCCGGGTTCGCCTCGCTGCCCGGCGGCTCGGTGGTGTACGCGTCGAGCGGCGTCGCCGCCGGCGAGGGGCACCTGGAGGTGTACAACCTGACGATGCCGGGCGTACCCGGCCTGGACGGCGACCGCACCTACACCGCCGCCGAGGGTGGCGTCACGGTGCCGGCAGCCGAGAACTCGTCCGGCGCGGCCCGGGTGGACACCGTCCGGTTCGCCGCCACCAGCGCCCGCTGGGTGCGGATGCTCGGCGTGACACCGGATCCGACCTACGGCTACTCGGTCATCGAGTTCCAGGTGCGGGACGGCGACGGCGCGAACCTGGCGCTGGGCCAGGCGACCAGCGCGTCGTCGGCCGACCGCGGCCACGACGCCAGGTACGCCACCGACGGCGACGACGGCACCCGCTGGGCGGTGTCCCGGGCCGACCGGCCGCGGTCCGACAGCTGGCTGGCGGTCGACCTCGGCGCGACGACGACGTTCGACCGGGTGAAGGTCTACTGGGAGGCGGCGGCCGGCCGCGCCTACCGGGTGCAGGTGTCCGCGGACGGCGCGAGCTGGACCGATGTGGCGAGCTATCCGAATCCCGACCTGTCCAGCACCGGCGGCTGGCTCAACGTGGACGGCCGTGCCGGGCTGGTGGTCCGCGGCTCCAAGCACCCGATCACCGTGCAGGGCAACGTGATCACGCTCGCCGACGGTGCCGCCGCGCCACTGCTGGTCGAGGGGCACCCGGGGCTCGACGCCGCGGCTACCCGGGCGGCGGCGGCCAAGCCCGCGCCGTCCACCGACGCCGACGGGTTGCTGGCGAGCCTCGCCGAAGGGCACCTCAGCCTGTTCAACCTGACCGCCGCACCGCTGGCCGGCACCGTCACGATTCCCCCGCAGGGCGAGACCGTGCCGGTGTTCGCCGGGACCCAGACCACCACCGCGGACGGCACCGCCTACCAGGCGGACCTCGCCGCCGGCAGCGCCGCGGTGCTCGCGCCGTGGTTCACCATCGAACCGGTCGGCCGGCGCCGGCTACCGGCCGGCCTGGTCGTCGAGGTGGTCGACGCGCACCGGCTGCGGCTGCACGGGCCGTCCGGCCCGGTCCGGGTACGCAGCCGCACCGGTGGCGACCGGGTCGTCGTAGCGGGCGGCCACCGCCGGGACGTCGTCTTCCACTCGGTCCCGCCGTACCCGATCGACGACCTGGCGCTGGGTCGGGTGACGTTCCCGACCAGCCCGCTGCCCGACGGGATGACCGACCCGGCCGCTGCCGTGGACGGCCACGAGTCGACGGCGTGGACGCCGGGCCGCGCCGGGCGGATGGTCGTCGACCTGGGCAGCGACCAGCCGCTCGACGCGATCGAACTGGACTGGACGTCCCGGCACTCGCCCGCCGTCACCGTGTCGACCAGCACCGACGGCCTGTCGTACCGGGAGGCGGCCCGGCTGCGTGCCGGCCAGCGCCGCGCCGGGCTGGACCGCACCGCGCGCTATGTCGCCGTCGCGGTGCCCGGCTGGCGGCACGGTGACCCGCGGTTGCGCCGGCTCACCGTCCGGCCCGCCTGA
- a CDS encoding NifU family protein, with amino-acid sequence MTVLVPMHPEATGDPQTVRWVIPAGTLPVAGPMAALPDELDGLAAAGVVDCVEVESRAVLVRLADGHRWDADGPAVRAGLSAALQQPERWRPVHRGSDEELLRGALQDVLDGPAGDYVRSHGGQITITSTRDCRAEVSMTGTCAHCPAVDLTLHSRLESELRQRFPRLVELRAVDGSGSTRHGGRPTWLTLRRRRG; translated from the coding sequence ATGACGGTTCTCGTACCGATGCATCCGGAGGCCACCGGCGACCCGCAGACGGTCCGGTGGGTGATCCCGGCCGGGACGCTGCCGGTCGCCGGGCCGATGGCGGCGCTGCCGGACGAGCTCGACGGGTTGGCGGCCGCGGGAGTGGTCGACTGCGTCGAGGTCGAGAGCCGGGCCGTGCTGGTACGGCTGGCCGACGGGCACCGGTGGGACGCCGACGGCCCGGCGGTACGGGCGGGGCTCAGCGCCGCGCTGCAACAGCCGGAACGGTGGCGGCCGGTACACCGGGGCAGCGACGAGGAGTTGCTCCGCGGCGCCCTGCAGGACGTGCTGGACGGCCCGGCCGGCGACTACGTCCGGTCGCACGGCGGGCAGATCACGATCACCTCGACCCGGGACTGCCGGGCCGAGGTGTCGATGACCGGTACCTGCGCGCACTGCCCGGCGGTCGATCTGACCCTGCACTCGCGGCTGGAATCGGAGCTGCGGCAGCGGTTCCCCCGGCTGGTCGAGCTGCGCGCCGTGGACGGCTCGGGTTCGACACGGCACGGCGGCCGGCCGACCTGGCTCACCCTGCGCCGCCGGCGCGGCTGA
- the feoB gene encoding ferrous iron transporter B, whose amino-acid sequence MSSHCGPTNQTVTGSARLALVGSPNSGKTTLFNALTGLRTKTGNYPGVTVARFEGKVRLDGHDLVVEDLPGTYSLDPISPDEQVVADVLDPEHDGISTPDGILVTLDATALRRSLGLLTQVLRTRLPVCVVLTFSDELARRGGSLDVDALQRALGVPVVAVTSGSRTDLGRLRRLLPDAASWQRPVLPPPTDRAQAQAWVESLLDSAHYRVPHADRRTRRIDAVLLHPLWGTLIFFATMFAFFQIIFTVATPLQDGVQAFFTWLGNLVTGHVHNPLLSGFLGNALIGGVGSVLVFLPQIALLFVMISLLEGSGYLSRAAFLMDRLMAKAGLEGRAFVALLSSLACAIPGIMATRALPSARDRFATMMGAPLMTCSARLTVYVLLIGLLVSPGTRLGPFGAQGLVMFALYLFGALSAMGTAWVFKRFSSRGAALLPFYMEMPSYRLPKLRTVAVSVWDSCKGFLRKVGRIILLVTVVLWLLLNLPLRSDAQLTAAGVDPGNHAAASAYVIDHSYAATVGHAVEPVFAPLGFDWRVDIGVLASLSAREVFVATLGQVAAAENPDEPTKALRDMTYTDGPHQGQRLFTPATTAALLVFFLYALQCMSTIGVMRRETGTWKWPAVAFGYMFALAWIMAFLTHTVVAALT is encoded by the coding sequence GTGAGTTCGCACTGCGGCCCCACGAACCAGACCGTCACCGGCAGCGCCCGGCTGGCGCTCGTCGGCAGCCCGAACTCCGGCAAGACCACCCTGTTCAACGCGCTGACCGGGCTGCGCACCAAGACCGGTAACTACCCGGGCGTCACCGTCGCCCGGTTCGAGGGGAAGGTCCGCCTCGACGGCCACGACCTCGTCGTCGAGGACCTGCCCGGCACCTACAGCCTGGACCCGATCAGCCCGGACGAGCAGGTCGTGGCCGACGTGCTGGACCCCGAACACGACGGCATCAGCACCCCGGACGGGATCCTCGTCACCCTCGACGCCACCGCGCTGCGGCGGTCGCTGGGGCTGCTCACCCAGGTACTGCGGACCCGGCTGCCGGTCTGCGTGGTCCTCACGTTCTCCGACGAGCTGGCCCGCCGCGGCGGCAGCCTGGACGTGGACGCGTTGCAGCGCGCGCTCGGCGTCCCGGTGGTCGCCGTCACCAGCGGTTCGCGTACCGATCTCGGCCGGTTGCGGCGGCTGCTGCCCGACGCGGCCAGCTGGCAGCGGCCGGTACTGCCACCGCCGACCGACCGGGCGCAGGCCCAGGCCTGGGTGGAGTCGCTGCTGGACAGCGCGCACTACCGGGTGCCGCACGCCGACCGGCGCACCCGGCGGATCGACGCCGTACTGCTGCATCCGCTCTGGGGCACGCTGATCTTCTTCGCGACGATGTTCGCGTTCTTCCAGATCATCTTCACCGTCGCCACCCCGCTGCAGGACGGCGTGCAGGCGTTCTTCACCTGGCTGGGCAACCTGGTCACCGGGCACGTGCACAACCCGCTGCTGTCCGGTTTCCTGGGCAACGCGCTGATCGGCGGCGTCGGCAGCGTCCTGGTGTTCCTGCCGCAGATCGCGCTGCTGTTCGTGATGATCTCGCTGCTGGAGGGCAGCGGGTACCTGTCCAGGGCGGCGTTCCTGATGGACCGGCTGATGGCCAAGGCCGGCCTGGAGGGTCGCGCGTTCGTCGCGCTGCTGTCCTCGCTGGCGTGCGCCATCCCGGGCATCATGGCCACCCGCGCGCTGCCGTCCGCCCGGGACCGGTTCGCCACCATGATGGGCGCGCCGCTGATGACCTGCTCGGCGCGGCTGACCGTCTACGTACTGCTGATCGGCCTGCTGGTCAGCCCGGGCACCAGGCTGGGTCCGTTCGGCGCGCAGGGTCTGGTGATGTTCGCGCTCTACCTGTTCGGCGCGCTGTCCGCGATGGGTACCGCCTGGGTGTTCAAGCGGTTCAGCAGCCGCGGCGCCGCGCTGCTGCCGTTCTACATGGAGATGCCCTCCTACCGGCTGCCCAAGCTGCGTACCGTTGCCGTCTCGGTCTGGGACTCCTGCAAGGGATTCCTGCGCAAGGTCGGCCGGATCATCCTGCTGGTGACGGTCGTGCTGTGGCTGCTGCTGAACCTCCCGCTGCGCAGCGACGCGCAGTTGACCGCCGCCGGGGTCGACCCGGGCAACCATGCCGCCGCCTCGGCGTACGTGATCGACCACAGCTACGCGGCGACGGTGGGCCACGCCGTGGAACCGGTCTTCGCCCCGCTCGGTTTCGACTGGCGGGTCGACATCGGGGTGCTGGCGTCGCTGTCGGCGCGGGAGGTGTTCGTCGCCACCCTCGGCCAGGTCGCCGCAGCGGAGAACCCGGACGAGCCGACGAAGGCGCTGCGGGACATGACCTACACCGATGGCCCGCACCAGGGGCAGCGGCTGTTCACCCCGGCCACCACCGCGGCGCTGCTGGTCTTCTTCCTGTACGCGTTGCAGTGCATGTCCACCATCGGCGTGATGCGCCGGGAGACCGGTACCTGGAAGTGGCCGGCGGTGGCCTTCGGCTACATGTTCGCGCTCGCCTGGATCATGGCCTTCCTGACCCACACCGTCGTCGCGGCGCTGACATGA
- a CDS encoding FeoA family protein: MSIVFTRPRARRATAPGTVGGRPGARLADIRPGTSCRIVDIDHRVEPAAARRLMDLGFVPGVTVTVLRKAPLGDPVVLQVADYEVALRRTQTSGILVAS, encoded by the coding sequence ATGTCGATCGTCTTCACCCGCCCGCGGGCCCGCCGGGCCACCGCGCCCGGGACCGTCGGCGGCCGGCCCGGTGCCCGGCTCGCCGACATCCGCCCCGGAACCAGCTGCCGGATCGTCGACATCGACCACCGGGTCGAACCGGCCGCCGCGCGCCGCCTGATGGATCTCGGGTTCGTCCCCGGCGTCACGGTCACGGTGCTGCGCAAGGCACCGCTGGGCGATCCGGTCGTCCTGCAGGTGGCCGACTACGAAGTGGCGCTGCGCCGGACGCAGACCAGCGGCATCCTCGTCGCCTCGTGA